In one Terriglobales bacterium genomic region, the following are encoded:
- the rsmB gene encoding 16S rRNA (cytosine(967)-C(5))-methyltransferase RsmB, translating into MLSPARSAAFDILLKVEQQKAYASELLNSARLAHLSSADRALCTELVMGVLRWQSRLDHTLADLVSKPVAKLDPEVLLALRLAVYQIMFLQRIPAHASVNDSVELVKRKRKRSAAPFVNAVLRKLAANPISAEPVLAPGPTTVPDLVQIYAHPLWLVDRWAVRYGLERAAAICAYDQKVPPTSIRLLDPSAERELMGAGIEISPGLLMQSARRIVAGDVTSTTAFRDGRITIQDEGSQLVAHVVAAGNRILDCCAAPGGKTILLAARNPNAQVIAAELHPQRASAMQARVAHLSSSLAVRDRIRIVAADVTRLPFATSFDSILADVPCSGTGTLARHPEIKWRLTLDDLADLHSRQISILTSALDRLSPGGCLLYCSCSLEPEENEEVVREVLRQKPDFRLVDCKPELTRLRQSGELIWPDLDSLLDGSSVRTFPGIHPCDGFFAAMIMMPSVRQR; encoded by the coding sequence TTGTTAAGCCCGGCCCGATCTGCGGCATTCGATATCCTGCTCAAGGTTGAGCAGCAGAAGGCCTACGCGTCCGAGCTGCTGAATTCTGCGCGTCTCGCCCACCTCTCTTCTGCGGACCGCGCCCTATGCACAGAGCTGGTGATGGGAGTGCTCCGCTGGCAGTCCCGGCTCGACCACACATTGGCTGATCTGGTCTCCAAGCCGGTCGCGAAACTCGACCCCGAGGTGTTGCTGGCGTTGCGCCTGGCTGTGTATCAGATCATGTTTTTACAACGCATTCCTGCCCACGCTTCGGTGAACGATAGCGTGGAGCTGGTTAAGCGGAAACGTAAGCGCTCAGCTGCGCCATTCGTAAATGCCGTTCTGCGCAAGCTCGCAGCCAACCCGATCTCCGCCGAACCAGTGCTGGCTCCTGGGCCAACGACCGTCCCCGATCTTGTTCAAATTTACGCTCATCCTCTCTGGCTGGTCGACCGCTGGGCGGTCCGCTATGGCTTGGAACGAGCTGCCGCCATCTGCGCCTACGATCAGAAGGTGCCGCCCACATCTATTCGATTGCTCGATCCTTCGGCTGAGCGTGAGCTGATGGGGGCGGGCATTGAGATTTCGCCGGGGCTTCTGATGCAATCCGCACGTCGCATCGTCGCCGGCGATGTCACCTCGACCACGGCTTTCCGTGACGGTCGCATCACGATACAGGATGAAGGCTCACAGCTCGTCGCTCACGTGGTCGCGGCCGGAAATCGCATCCTGGATTGCTGCGCCGCGCCCGGAGGCAAGACAATTCTGCTGGCTGCCCGCAACCCCAACGCTCAAGTGATCGCCGCCGAGTTGCATCCCCAGCGGGCCTCCGCCATGCAGGCGCGAGTAGCCCATTTGTCTTCCTCGCTCGCAGTCCGCGACCGCATCCGAATCGTTGCGGCCGATGTTACCCGGCTGCCTTTTGCAACTTCTTTCGACAGCATTCTTGCAGACGTCCCATGTTCTGGCACCGGCACGCTGGCCCGCCATCCTGAAATAAAGTGGCGTCTCACCCTCGACGATCTTGCCGATCTCCACTCCCGCCAAATTTCCATTCTCACCTCGGCACTGGATCGGCTTTCGCCCGGCGGGTGCCTGCTCTACTGCAGCTGTTCCCTGGAGCCGGAAGAGAATGAGGAAGTCGTGCGTGAGGTCCTGCGGCAGAAACCGGACTTCCGGCTTGTCGATTGCAAGCCAGAGCTGACGCGCCTGCGCCAATCCGGTGAGCTGATCTGGCCTGACCTCGACTCGCTGCTCGATGGCTCCTCTGTAAGAACATTTCCCGGAATCCATCCCTGCGATGGCTTTTTCGCCGCAATGATAATGATGCCAAGTGTCCGCCAGCGCTAA
- a CDS encoding PASTA domain-containing protein — protein sequence MRRLLQIVPLGLVLISVAVLSALTAMRLAIHGGEVSVPNFVRMASKEAERAAQAKGLLLQMEGKFYSPDVAEGQIMSQVPPAGSKVRRGWRVQLAVSLGPQRSTIPDVVGESMRAAELNLRQRGLELGTVAVIALPGISPDEIAAQSPAANAQVASPKVSLLVGAPELPEALVMPNFVGRPLVEAAAAIEAGGLKLGKVSGADAIGQQIFPEPAPEPIAAPTMVIKQYPPAGQKVFAGSSVTLEVSR from the coding sequence ATGCGACGATTACTGCAGATTGTCCCGCTGGGGCTTGTGCTGATCTCGGTAGCCGTGCTCTCCGCACTTACGGCGATGCGCCTGGCCATCCACGGTGGAGAAGTCAGCGTGCCCAACTTCGTGCGCATGGCTTCCAAGGAAGCAGAACGCGCGGCGCAAGCGAAAGGATTACTGCTGCAGATGGAGGGGAAATTCTACAGTCCAGATGTGGCGGAGGGACAGATTATGTCGCAGGTACCGCCAGCAGGAAGCAAAGTGCGGCGGGGCTGGCGGGTACAGCTAGCAGTGAGTCTGGGCCCGCAACGGTCTACTATCCCCGATGTGGTGGGAGAAAGCATGCGCGCGGCGGAGCTCAATCTAAGGCAGCGCGGGCTGGAATTGGGAACTGTAGCGGTGATCGCTTTGCCCGGCATTTCGCCGGACGAAATAGCAGCACAGAGTCCAGCGGCGAACGCGCAGGTAGCGTCGCCCAAAGTAAGCCTGCTGGTCGGCGCTCCAGAGCTGCCGGAGGCGCTGGTGATGCCGAATTTCGTGGGGCGTCCGCTGGTGGAAGCGGCGGCCGCGATCGAGGCCGGGGGACTGAAACTGGGTAAGGTGAGTGGTGCGGACGCAATCGGGCAGCAAATCTTTCCCGAGCCTGCTCCCGAGCCGATTGCGGCTCCTACCATGGTGATCAAGCAATACCCGCCGGCAGGACAGAAGGTTTTTGCCGGCTCGAGTGTCACCCTGGAAGTCAGTCGCTGA
- the selA gene encoding L-seryl-tRNA(Sec) selenium transferase: MNTNLTEQAALFRKLPSVDELLRHPEIATLVAREGHAAVTEASRTVLAKLREEISAGRLDQATVDLALTGVAAAVERQLRQSLRQSLRPVINATGVILHTNLGRAPLSQAALENIQQTARTYSNLEFNLEAGERGKRDVHADRLFARLLAAGSTAAPISTIVVNNNAAAVFLALNTLADGFEVIVSRGELVEIGGSFRIPDVMAKSHAVLKEVGTTNRTRISDYERAIGERTRLLLRVHRSNFQITGFTEQPALEELVALGRSHGIPVMEDLGSGALFDLRSVGIQGEPGVTESLQAGIDILTYSGDKLLGGPQAGIISGRKDLVARIRSNPLFRALRVDKLTYAALEATLLAYLRQDYDAIPAIRLMRVPLADIARRIEVVLTLLKPSAPSLTAETIDGESVVGGGAAPASTLPTRLLAIALTSMSAGDLASRLRLNDPPIIARVDEGRLLIDLRTVFPEQDQALSQALIDIART; encoded by the coding sequence ATGAACACGAATCTTACGGAGCAGGCTGCTCTCTTTCGCAAACTCCCGTCGGTGGATGAACTGCTGCGCCACCCGGAGATAGCGACTCTGGTCGCCCGTGAGGGCCACGCCGCGGTAACCGAGGCCTCCCGGACAGTGCTCGCCAAGTTGCGCGAGGAGATCTCGGCTGGCCGCCTCGATCAGGCTACGGTTGACCTTGCACTCACGGGTGTAGCTGCAGCCGTCGAACGCCAGTTACGGCAGTCGCTTCGTCAGTCTCTTCGCCCCGTGATCAATGCCACCGGGGTGATTCTGCACACCAATCTTGGACGTGCGCCATTGTCGCAAGCTGCGCTGGAAAACATCCAGCAGACAGCGAGAACCTACTCCAATCTTGAATTCAACCTCGAGGCGGGAGAGCGTGGCAAGCGCGACGTCCACGCAGATCGACTGTTTGCGCGCTTGCTGGCGGCAGGAAGCACTGCCGCACCCATCTCCACCATTGTGGTCAACAACAATGCCGCTGCCGTATTTCTTGCCCTTAACACGCTGGCCGACGGATTCGAGGTCATTGTTTCGCGGGGTGAGTTGGTTGAGATCGGAGGCTCCTTTCGCATTCCCGACGTGATGGCAAAATCGCACGCCGTCCTGAAAGAAGTCGGGACCACGAATCGTACGCGCATTTCGGATTATGAGCGCGCCATCGGTGAACGCACTCGCCTGCTTCTGCGTGTCCACCGATCAAATTTTCAGATCACTGGCTTCACCGAACAGCCCGCCCTGGAAGAGCTGGTTGCGCTGGGACGCAGCCATGGCATCCCCGTGATGGAGGACCTGGGCAGTGGCGCGCTGTTTGACCTTCGCTCCGTCGGAATCCAGGGCGAGCCTGGCGTAACCGAGAGTCTTCAGGCAGGCATCGACATTCTGACTTATAGCGGTGACAAGCTGCTCGGCGGGCCACAGGCCGGAATCATCAGCGGCCGGAAGGATCTGGTCGCGCGCATCCGCTCTAATCCCCTGTTCCGCGCTTTGCGTGTCGACAAGCTTACGTACGCCGCCCTGGAAGCCACCCTGCTCGCATACCTGCGCCAGGATTACGATGCCATCCCCGCCATTCGCCTGATGCGTGTGCCGCTGGCGGATATCGCCCGTCGAATCGAAGTCGTCCTCACTCTGCTCAAACCTTCCGCGCCCAGCCTGACGGCGGAAACGATCGATGGGGAGTCGGTGGTCGGTGGCGGCGCCGCGCCCGCTTCCACTCTGCCCACCCGCCTTCTGGCTATTGCTTTGACGAGCATGAGCGCGGGGGATCTGGCATCACGTCTGCGCCTCAATGATCCACCCATCATTGCCCGGGTTGACGAAGGTCGCCTGCTCATCGATCTGCGCACAGTTTTCCCCGAGCAGGACCAAGCCCTCTCTCAAGCACTCATTGACATCGCGAGAACTTGA